A single genomic interval of Macadamia integrifolia cultivar HAES 741 chromosome 6, SCU_Mint_v3, whole genome shotgun sequence harbors:
- the LOC122082432 gene encoding ATP-dependent Clp protease ATP-binding subunit CLPT1, chloroplastic-like, with the protein MAARTLSALPISTASSQFDCRKPSQSSLSFPLNLKQNVLVNSLVGNPLLSFRSSRLRPLFRQPPAAVATVLFSLPTAKPERASSEKIPQWSARAIKSFAMAELEARKLKYPNTGTEALLMGILVEGTSQAAKFLRANGITLFKVRDETVNLLGKSDMYFFSPEHPPLTEPAQRALDWAVDEKLKSGESGEITTTHLLLGIWSEEESAGHKIMASLGFDDEKAKELAKSMDKDIILNYR; encoded by the exons ATGGCCGCACGAACGCTCTCCGCATTACCGATTTCGACAGCCTCTTCCCAATTCGATTGTAGAAAACCTAGCCAGTCTTCTCTGTCTTTCCCTTTGAATCTCAAACAGAACGTGTTGGTGAATTCTTTGGTTGGCAATCCGCTACTATCGTTTCGTTCCTCGCGTTTGAGGCCTCTCTTTCGGCAGCCTCCAGCCGCCGTTGCGACAGTTTTGTTTAGTCTTCCGACTGC gaaaCCAGAGAGAGCTTCCTCTGAGAAGATTCCCCA ATGGTCAGCAAGGGCGATTAAGTCTTTTGCAATGGCAGAATTGGAAGCCAGGAAGCTTAAGTACCCCAACACTGGGACTGAAGCTCTTCTCATGGGGATCTTGGTTGAAG gaaCCAGTCAAGCAGCAAAATTTTTGCGGGCAAACGGAATTACACTTTTCAAGGTGCGAGATGAAACTGTAAATTTACTTGGAAAATCTGACATGTACTTCTTCAGTCCTGAGCATCCTCCACTCACTGAACCAGCTCAACGGGCCCTTGATTGGGCTGTAGATGAGAAGCTGAAATCAG GTGAAAGTGGTGAAATAACCACAACACATTTACTCCTTGGCATATGGTCTGAAGAAGAATCAGCAGGTCACAAGATAATGGCTTCTCTTGGTTTTGATGATGAGAAAGCTAAAGAGCTCGCTAAGTCA ATGGACAAGGATATCATTTTGAACTATCGGTAG